The following coding sequences lie in one Aspergillus luchuensis IFO 4308 DNA, chromosome 8, nearly complete sequence genomic window:
- a CDS encoding uncharacterized protein (COG:S;~EggNog:ENOG410PY9H;~InterPro:IPR025568,IPR025951;~PFAM:PF14232,PF14231), whose product MTQTPADGTFLSLTKRKARVDPSEVQNVFDLLPAVSPEFIFGEWEAHLLATGHPSDPKAAALLPIFKVFRSRTSVDKYSLVGGEKKHLPGWGNLFLAEMTYRGISSAAMIYGDCPVVDYLRYVDNNTIAGAQWSLNQDNAGVLYFYLTRN is encoded by the exons ATGACACAAAC GCCCGCAGATGGaacctttctttccttgaccAAGCGCAAAGCCCGCGTGGATCCATCAGAAGTGCAGAATGTCTTCGACCTTCTTCCAGCCGTAAGCCCCGAGTTTATCTTTGGCGAATGGGAAGCCCATTTGTTGGCAACTGGCCATCCTTCGGATCCAAAGGCAGCAGCATTGCTACCCATCTTCAAAGTTTTCCGCTCCCGTACGTCTGTGGATAAATACTCGTTAGTGGgtggggaaaagaagcatCTCCCTGGATGGGGAAACTTGTTT TTGGCCGAAATGACCTACCGAGGTATTAGCTCTGCTGCCATGATCTATGGTGATTGCCCTGTGGTCGATTATCTTCGGTATGTCGATAACAACACTATTGCCGGTGCTCAGTGGTCCTTAAATCAAGACAATGCCGGGGTGTTGTATTTCTATCTTACCAGGAATTGA
- a CDS encoding SDR family NAD(P)-dependent oxidoreductase (COG:Q;~EggNog:ENOG410PUYC;~InterPro:IPR036291,IPR002347,IPR020904;~PFAM:PF00106,PF13561;~SMCOG1001:short-chain dehydrogenase/reductase SDR;~antiSMASH:Cluster_8.17;~go_function: GO:0016491 - oxidoreductase activity [Evidence IEA];~go_process: GO:0055114 - oxidation-reduction process [Evidence IEA]), with the protein MLRLDGKVALITGLGQTTDEGWGIGAAIAMKLSQQGAIIFGGNRSLSSAERTKARIEKEGGTCEVQETNVTDSTSVKALVDSCMQRHGRIDILINNVGKSEPGGPAELSEETWDQQVDLNLKSVYLTSHYVLPIMEKQETGGTVINVSSIAGLRYIGKPQVAYSATKAAIMQFTKATAVIYAGKGVRLNTVVPGLIYTPYTRELAKRYAPGGDEAAYMKTRDEQVPMGRMGDAWDVANATVFLASDEARYITGQELVVDGGITSSTGRV; encoded by the coding sequence ATGCTTCGATTAGACGGCAAAGTCGCGCTTATCACCGGCCTCGGCCAGACCACCGACGAAGGCTGGGGCATCGGCgccgccatcgccatgaAGCTCTCCCAACAAGGCGCGATCATCTTCGGTGGCAACCGCTCATTATCCAGTGCCGAGCGAACCAAAGCCCGAattgagaaggaaggcgGGACATGCGAAGTCCAAGAGACAAATGTCACTGATTCCACCTCCGTCAAAGCCCTTGTCGATAGCTGCATGCAACGCCACGGGCGCATTGACATTCTCATCAACAACGTGGGGAAATCAGAACCAGGCGGTCCCGCCGAACTGAGCGAAGAAACATGGGATCAACAAGTCGACCTGAACTTGAAAAGCGTTTATCTGACGAGTCATTACGTGCTTCCTATaatggagaagcaggagacaGGCGGCACGGTAATCAATGTGTCAAGTATTGCTGGGCTGCGGTATATCGGGAAGCCGCAGGTTGCATATTCGGCTACAAAAGCAGCCATTATGCAGTTTACAAAAGCCACTGCGGTGATATATGCAGGAAAGGGAGTGAGGTTAAATACGGTTGTTCCGGGGTTGATTTATACGCCGTATACTCGGGAGCTTGCAAAGCGGTATGCGCCTGGGGGTGATGAGGCGGCATATATGAAGACGCGCGATGAGCAGGTGCCAATGGGGCGCATGGGGGATGCTTGGGATGTGGCTAATGCTACGGTGTTTCTGGCATCGGATGAGGCACGGTATATCACTGGGcaggagctggtggtggatggtggtATTACTTCTTCTACAGGGAGAGTGTAA
- a CDS encoding uncharacterized protein (COG:S;~EggNog:ENOG410PYIX;~InterPro:IPR036069,IPR015867) has protein sequence MSPTQFRLIFNVPPTSLAACKAAIFAAGAGRYPGGKYTECCWTTAGTGQFRPGDAANPHIGTVGALEETPEVRVETICVGEDVARQAVEALKRAHPYEQPSYSVFRMEEF, from the exons ATGTCTCCCACTCAATTCCGCCTGATATTCAACGTCCCCCCCACCAGCCTTGCAGCCTGCAAAGCTGCCATATTTGCTGCCGGGGCTGGTCGCTACCCCGGCGGGAAGTATACCGAGTGTTGCTGGACCACTGCTGGAACGGGCCAGTTCCGACCTGGTGACGCTGCCAACCCGCATATTGGAACTGTGGGCGCGTTGGAGGAGACCCCAGAGGTCAGGGTTGAGACGATTTGTGTGGGAGAGGATGTTGCACGGCAGGCTGTAGAGGCGTTGAAGAG GGCTCATCCGTATGAGCAGCCGTCATATAGTGTTTTCCGAATGGAGGAGTTTTGA
- a CDS encoding alpha/beta hydrolase (COG:S;~EggNog:ENOG410PITQ;~InterPro:IPR000073,IPR029058;~MEROPS:MER0017243;~PFAM:PF12697;~TransMembrane:1 (i86-103o)), which translates to MPTRRILRCAQRVLPGLVGPPSIFRKARSPRPPSVWFQSHIPSQNVYTVFRTTRRRPTPYHHMYQPLHSSSCPQLRTLFTESIPPILIPPVIFMGLLLSLWTWKCFWIVVMQEKLLYLTWLPPFARSETVSDYEGQCKPVRWQTHQIRSHDGTKLAICEGRIPVKATSPGSIQESRNHCKKKLVVTCYFQGNGGSTPMRLPLLSQFLRAMRASPKSSASASVEKDYVVVALSYRGFWTSSGRPTQQGIELDTQAFLDWVKETYAAPDTDLQVILWGHSLGTAVATTGLATYLPRSHTAEFQAPASIAGVILEAPSSSVKDMLISLYPQRWLPYRYLWPFLRSHWDSILAMERMARWRDDLKNIDDQCTDSDGDKAVLPPVLILSAEKDEVIPPHAADDLEREGKRLGLDISRKHVLGALHTEIPVKPSGREAMVDFVARCTSRPAGDRRNVA; encoded by the coding sequence ATGCCGACCAGACGCATCTTGCGGTGCGCTCAACGCGTACTTCCCGGTCTTGTCGGACCGCCATCTATTTTCAGAAAAGCTAGGAGCCCGCGACCCCCATCGGTGTGGTTCCAGAGTCACATCCCGTCCCAAAATGTCTACACTGTTTTTCGGACAACACGAAGACGACCTACACCCTACCATCATATGTACCAACCCCTACACTCAAGTAGCTGTCCTCAATTACGTACCCTTTTTACCGAATCTATACCACCAATCCTGATTCCTCCCGTCATATTCATGGGActgcttctttctctatgGACTTGGAAATGCTTCTGGATTGTAGTGATGCAAGAGAAGCTTCTCTATCTCACCTGGCTGCCACCATTTGCACGATCTGAAACGGTCTCAGACTACGAGGGTCAATGTAAGCCAGTGCGCTGGCAAACACACCAAATCCGGAGTCACGATGGTACCAAACTAGCAATATGCGAAGGCCGCATTCCCGTCAAAGCCACCTCGCCTGGAAGCATTCAGGAGTCGAGAAATCATTGTAAGAAGAAATTAGTGGTGACCTGCTACTTCCAAGGCAACGGAGGCTCCACCCCCATGAGATTGCCCCTTCTATCGCAGTTCTTGCGCGCAATGCGCGCCTCTCCAaaatcttctgcttcagcatCTGTGGAGAAAGACTACGTGGTTGTTGCTCTTTCCTATCGTGGTTTTTGGACCTCATCTGGCCGTCCTACTCAGCAAGGTATTGAGCTCGACACTCAGGCCTTTCTTGATTGGGTTAAGGAGACATATGCTGCCCCGGACACAGATCTGCAGGTCATTCTGTGGGGGCATAGTTTAGGAACAGCGGTCGCAACTACCGGTCTCGCTACGTATCTTCCTCGGTCGCACACTGCAGAATTTCAAGCGCCGGCTTCTATTGCTGGTGTTATCCTTGAGGCTCCTTCATCCAGTGTCAAGGATATGTTGATCAGCCTCTATCCTCAGAGATGGCTGCCTTATCGATATTTGTGGCCGTTTTTGCGGAGCCATTGGGATAGTATCCTGGCTATGGAGCGGATGGCGCGGTGGAGAGACGACCTCAAGAATATAGATGATCAATGTACGGATAGCGATGGTGACAAAGCTGTATTGCCACCAGTCCTCATATTGTCTGCCGAGAAAGACGAGGTAATCCCGCCACATGCGGCAGATGATCTGGAACGAGAAGGGAAACGCCTTGGCCTGGATATCTCTCGGAAGCATGTTCTAGGAGCTCTGCATACAGAGATTCCAGTCAAGCCGAGTGGTAGAGAAGCTATGGTGGACTTTGTTGCTCGATGTACATCTAGGCCTGCCGGGGATAGGCGCAATGTTGCTTAG
- a CDS encoding nitronate monooxygenase (COG:S;~EggNog:ENOG410PMC0;~InterPro:IPR013785,IPR004136;~PFAM:PF03060;~go_function: GO:0003824 - catalytic activity [Evidence IEA];~go_function: GO:0018580 - nitronate monooxygenase activity [Evidence IEA];~go_process: GO:0055114 - oxidation-reduction process [Evidence IEA]): MDRRSPFPSTYPWTKAPVIAQAPMLNIAGPELATAVSAAGGIGFIAGGNDVSNLEGKLQKAEQLVREYKAAEGSPDQNRLQLYDGSNLPVGVGFLSWGADLKMALPLIIRYRPCAVWLFAPPNSAADQVPWVEGIRTQTGGSVTIWVQVGSVEDATDAVVKLQPDVLVVQGSDGGGHGLQHSASIVSLVPEIIDHLDAKPSVNANDSLKPKIVAAGGLVDGRGVAVALTLGAEAVVMGTRFLASLEVPIPKGYQQAIIEASDGGIHTIRSAVYDRVRGFLSWPPKYSPRGIVNQTHTDFVAGKVTEQQNYELYQQALKKGNPGYGPNGRLATFAGTAVGLVKEILPAGEIVRRTRKETESILKIDRLAKL, encoded by the coding sequence ATGGACCGAAGGTCACCGTTCCCATCTACCTACCCATGGACAAAAGCACCAGTGATAGCACAAGCTCCTATGCTCAACATCGCCGGCCCAGAGCTAGCCACCGCCGTATCCGCAGCTGGTGGGATAGGATTCATTGCTGGTGGAAATGACGTGTCGAATTTAGAAGGCAAGTTGCAGAAAGCCGAACAGCTCGTGAGAGAGTATAAGGCAGCGGAAGGCTCTCCCGACCAGAACCGTCTCCAGCTATATGACGGCTCGAACTTACCGGTCGGTGTCGGGTTCCTGAGCTGGGGAGCCGACCTCAAGATGGCATTGCCACTTATCATCCGATATCGTCCATGTGCTGTGTGGCTGTTTGCGCCACCTAACAGTGCTGCAGATCAGGTTCCTTGGGTGGAGGGGATCCGGACCCAAACTGGCGGCAGTGTGACTATTTGGGTACAGGTGGGAAGCGTGGAGGATGCAACCGACGCTGTAGTCAAGCTGCAGCCTGACGTGCTCGTCGTGCAGGGCAGTGATGGCGGGGGTCACGGATTGCAGCACTCTGCTAGTATCGTGTCTTTGGTTCCAGAAATCATTGATCATCTGGATGCCAAGCCTTCAGTCAATGCGAACGATTCATTGAAGCCAAAAATTGTTGCAGCAGGTGGTCTGGTAGATGGTCGAGGAGTAGCCGTTGCTCTCACCTTAGGTGCTGAGGCGGTAGTGATGGGGACTCGGTTCCTGGCTTCTCTGGAAGTTCCCATACCGAAAGGATACCAGCAAGCTATCATCGAAGCTAGTGATGGAGGGATCCATACTATTCGCTCCGCTGTCTATGACCGGGTACGTGGGTTCCTGTCCTGGCCACCTAAGTATTCTCCCCGAGGAATTGTGAACCAAACACACACGGACTTTGTGGCCGGTAAGGTGACCGAGCAGCAAAATTACGAACTGTACCAACAGGCTCTGAAGAAGGGGAACCCAGGTTATGGACCTAATGGGCGACTAGCTACGTTTGCAGGCACTGCGGTTGGCTTGGTGAAAGAAATTTTACCGGCAGGGGAGATAGTTCGGAGGACTAGGAAGGAGACGGAATCTATTTTGAAGATAGATAGGCTTGCAAAGCTGTAG
- a CDS encoding Dabb family protein (COG:S;~EggNog:ENOG410PX9Z;~InterPro:IPR011008,IPR013097;~PFAM:PF07876;~antiSMASH:Cluster_8.17), translating into MTLVHIGLSTQLYRVYDLQLTHHQPVLFKFRPEVPEEHKQRFVTELKKLKSLPCVKSGRLLVGGPSVTDPIDRSKGFQIALVSYHEDLAALAEYQASKEHHDVTSTYMFPYKEDLVRFDFKVDEEDEYMCAFPVLG; encoded by the exons ATGACTCTAGTTCACATCGGTTTGTCCACCCAACTATACAGAGTCTATGATCTTCAACtaacccaccaccaaccagtCCTCTTTAAGTTCCGGCCAGAAGTACCCGAGGAGCACAAGCAACGCTTCGTGACAGAGCTCAAAAAGCTCAAGAGCCTACCTTGTGTGAAATCCGGACGCCTCCTCGTGGGCGGTCCCAGTGTGACCGACCCCATAGACCGCAGCAAGGGATTCCAGATCGCTCTAGTAAGCTATCATGAGGACCTGGCTGCACTAGCAGAATACCAGGCTAGTAAGGAGCATCATGA TGTGACATCGACATATATGTTTCCGTACAAGGAGGACCTGGTGAGATTTGACTTTaaggttgatgaggaggatgagtaTATGTGTGCTTTTCCTGTGTTGGGTTGA
- a CDS encoding putative acyl-CoA oxidase (COG:S;~EggNog:ENOG410PMMF;~InterPro:IPR036250,IPR009100;~antiSMASH:Cluster_8.17;~go_function: GO:0016627 - oxidoreductase activity, acting on the CH-CH group of donors [Evidence IEA];~go_process: GO:0055114 - oxidation-reduction process [Evidence IEA]) encodes MQSHHSFNSSTLSLLSSKLFEHHYEDGPRIEELERSYHRARAIGQLHGVTLEDCLHMTPKFWAVHKDGIIVRDAVAHILVTIQLNLVAGTVAPFALKRPDLHPLMKEILNFDISAPFMLNEVGHGCDSRNLETTATLQRDGSFILNTPTPEAVKFMPPSMPIKGIRRVAIVCARLIVDEEDRGIRTFVVPLNNGMEMNKGVHSWLLPPITGGRVLDHSLTSFDNVHLPANAMLGELAMPADLRAQYLSAIHRLGTGALALSLWIIPFLKCAAYCVGKYSQRRTVQAGVHGERVPIISFRTQQLPILHSLAQIAVMEPFSDWLTHLYSTDNSLHPGAKHGLGVIIKAVFLQNGQWSLANLIERSGAQGVYPHNQMVTFEVFTRATGIAEGEVLVLSIRLATELLLGRYAIPGPTKPDCLLAQHEAGIFSELRRKLKKIGNHRGDEYSKQVLPHLRPMVIAIGQRMAYEAAVNASVDPDLLALYEAGAMKSDPAWFSEHLGISRDAQFQKECDAVDAVYRRLDEHLDNLQIEPYITAPMLSADRWMGIIKAVPEFTGNGEMSFPGAQEFQSKL; translated from the exons ATGCAGTCCCACCATTCATTCAACTCGTCTACGCTTAGCCTCCTCTCCTCAAAACTCTTCGAGCATCATTATGAGGATGGTCCTCGTATCGAAGAGCTAGAAAGATCATATCACCGAGCCAGAGCAATCGGTCAACTACATG GCGTGACCCTCGAGGATTGCCTTCATATGACCCCCAAGTTCTGGGCCGTCCACAAAGATGGAATTATTGTTCGAGATGCCGTTGCCCACATATTGGTAACGATTCAACTTAATCTGGTGGCCGGTACAGTGGCACCTTTTGCCCTCAAGAGACCCGATCTCCATCCGCTAATGAAAGAGATATTGAACTTTGATATCTC TGCACCATTCATGCTGAATGAAGTCGGCCATGGCTGCGATTCCCGGAATCTGGAGACCACGGCAACCCTGCAGCGTGATGGCAGCTTCATCCTCAATACGCCTACACCTGAGGCAGTAAA GTTTATGCCACCATCAATGCCAATAAAGGGCATTCGGCGAGTTGCCATTGTGTGTGCACGGTTGATAGTTGACGAAGAGGACCGTGGTATCCGGACCTTTGTCGTCCCGTTAAACAATGGAATGGAGATGAACAAGGGTGTTCATTCATG GCTTCTCCCCCCAATCACTGGAGGCAGGGTTCTCGACCATAGCTTGACCTCTTTCGACAATGTCCATCTTCCAGCGAATGCAATGTTGGGTGAACTCGCGATGCCTGCCGACCTGCGCGCCCAGTATCTATCAGCCATACACCGTCTGGGCACCGGAGCCCTTGCTTTAAGCTTGTGGATCATTCCCTTTCTGAAGTGCGCCGCATATTGCGTCGGCAAATACAGCCAACGCCGGACTGTCCAAGCAGGTGTGCACGGAGAACGCGTCCCTATTATTTCATTCAGAACACAGCAGCTCCCAATCTTGCACTCCCTTGCGCAGATTGCTGTCATGGAACCGTTTAGCGACTGGCTTACACACCTCTACAGCACAGACAACTCACTTCACCCTGGAGCGAAACATGGTCTGGGGGTCATCATCAAGGCGGTTTTCTTACAGAATGGGCAATGGAGTCTAGCAAACCTTATTGAGCGAAGTGGTGCACAAGGAGTGTACCCACATAACCAGATGGTCACGTTTGAG GTTTTCACCCGGGCTACCGGTATtgcagagggagaggtttTGGTTCTCTCAATCC GCCTTGCCACGGAGCTTTTACTTGGTCGATATGCTATTCCCGGGCCTACAAAGCCTGATTGTCTACTTGCACAGCATGAGGCTGGCATCTTTTCCGAGCTGCGGagaaagctgaagaagatcggCAACCATCGCGGTGACGAATACAGCAAGCAAGTACTTCCCCATCTTCGGCCTATGGTCATAGCGATCGGACAACGCATGGCGTATGAGGCTGCAGTTAATGCATCCGTTGACCCTGATTTGCTGGCTCTATACGAGGCGGGAGCTATGAAATCAGATCCTGCCTGGTTCTCAGAGCATCTCGGGATTAGTAGGGATGCCCAGTTCCAGAAGGAGTGTGACGCAGTGGATGCGGTTTATCGCCGTCTGGACGAACATCTGGATAACTTGCAGATTGAGCCCTACATCACGGCTCCAATGCTGTCCGCTGATCGATGGATGGGAATCATCAAGGCGGTCCCGGAGTTTACAGGAAATGGAGAGATGAGCTTCCCAGGTGCTCAGGAGTTCCAATCGAAGCTTTAG
- a CDS encoding uncharacterized protein (COG:E;~EggNog:ENOG410PV03;~InterPro:IPR002293;~PFAM:PF00324,PF13520;~TransMembrane:12 (i56-76o96-117i138-166o186-205i212-232o252-275i287-313o340-360i392-412o418-442i463-481o493-513i);~go_component: GO:0016020 - membrane [Evidence IEA];~go_function: GO:0022857 - transmembrane transporter activity [Evidence IEA];~go_process: GO:0055085 - transmembrane transport [Evidence IEA]), whose protein sequence is MVFAHNTQQDAAKDPVVADSHTLEADASSQENDIKGTRYDVTEMDRMGKTQQFKRNIQSFAALSFSAVLQSTWEYIMLSDYEGLQDGGLAGMLWTYVWSAIGFGFIIVSISEMASMAPTSGGQYHWVSEFASPRYQKFLSYLTGWMSVLAWQAGTASGSFLTGTIIQGLISVRDPDYDPTGWQGTLFVFAMILIAFFFNIYGAAFMARMQNVLLATHIFCWLVVVVTLWVLAPLQPAEALFTKFENFGGWSSMGLTVMVGQLAAIYGCLSCDATAHMSEEIKDAGRYVPIAITWSYFANAILALVVLITMLFATPSVEDSLNDDTGFPFIYVFKQATNTAGVNGLTAIILIPVVISNILFNASTARQTFSFARDRGLPFSNWIAKVDEKRKLPVNSIILSCIISALLALINVGSETAFNAIVSLNVAALMFSYSISMSCLIWRKLFHPHTLPPARWGLGRYGLTVNIIGWLYVLFALFWSFWPESTPVTTETFNWSVVIFVAVFLVSLVMYVFQGRHQYDGPVTEVKRCGDL, encoded by the exons ATGGTCTTCGCACACAACACCCAGCAGGATGCTGCCAAAGATCCCGTCGTTGCTGACTCGCACACCCTAGAAGCCGATGCATCTAGTCAGGAGAATGATATCAAAGGCACACGCTACGATGTGACTGAAATGGATCGGATGGGTAAGACCCAGCAATTCAAG CGAAACATCCAGTCTTTTGCAGCCCTCAGCTTTTCGGCCGTATTGCAGTCTACGTGGGAATACATCATGCT GTCGGACTATGAAGGGTTACAAGATGGCGGGTTGGCAGGGATGCTGTGGACCTACGTCTGGAGTGCCATTGGATTTGGGTTCATCATTGTCTCCATATCTGAGATGGCCTCAAT GGCGCCTACATCTGGAGGCCAGTACCACTGGGTCTCCGAGTTTGCATCCCCACGCTACCAGAAATTTCTCAGCTACTTGACCGGCTGGATGTCTGTCCTGGCATGGCAGGCAGGAACCGCATCGGGCTCGTTCCTGACTGGAACCATCATCCAGGGCCTGATTAGCGTCCGTGACCCCGACTACGACCCCACTGGATGGCAAGGCACATTGTTTGTCTTTGCGATGATTCTGATtgcgttcttcttcaacataTACGGTGCGGCATTCATGGCCCGGATGCAAAATGTGCTTTTGGCAACTCACATTTTTTGCTGgttggtcgtggtggtgacaCTTTGGGTTCTGGCTCCACTACAGCCCGCCGAAGCATTGTTCACAAAGTTCGAGAACTTCGGTGGATGGTCATCTATGGGTCTTACTGTAATGGTTGGCCAGCTTGCCGCCATCTATGGCTGTCTCA GCTGCGACGCAACAGCCCACATGTCGGAGGAAATCAAAGACGCTGGCAGATACGTGCCCATCGCCATCACCTGGTCTTACTTCGCCAACGCCATCCTAGCACTAGTTGTGCTTATCACGATGCTCTTCGCAACTCCATCCGTCGAAGACTCACTCAACGACGACACCGGCTTCCCCTTCATTTACGTCTTCAAACAAGCCACCAACACAGCAGGCGTCAACGGCCTaacagccatcatcctcattccaGTCGTTATAAGCAATATCCTCTTCAACGCATCAACGGCACGAcagaccttctccttcgctcgCGACCGTGGACTCCCATTCTCCAACTGGATCGCCAAAGTCGATGAAAAACGCAAGCTACCAGTcaattccatcatcctcagctGCATCATCAGCGCGCTGCTGGCCCTGATCAATGTCGGCTCAGAGACCGCCTTTAACGCCATCGTCTCCCTCAACGTAGCGGCTCTCATGTTCTCCTACTCTATATCAATGAGTTGCTTGATATGGAGAAAGCTTTTCCACCCGCATACGCTGCCCCCTGCGCGCTGGGGACTGGGACGATACGGTCTGACGGTTAACATCATTGGCTGGTTATATGTACTGTTTGCCCTGTTCTGGTCGTTTTGGCCCGAGTCGACACCTGTCACGACTGAGACGTTCAATTGGAGTGTTGTAATTTTTGTGGCGGTATTTTTAGTGAGCCTTGTCATGTATGTGTTCCAGGGGAGACATCAATATGATGGGCCGGTGACGGAGGTGAAGAGATGTGGAGATTTATAG
- a CDS encoding nuclear transport factor 2 family protein (COG:S;~EggNog:ENOG410PSYS;~InterPro:IPR037401,IPR032710;~PFAM:PF13577;~antiSMASH:Cluster_8.17), whose translation MSMPTPIPVTLNNPPNPQTREDIIDALDRAILGLDTADSRLFDSALFPDSTFDLHGTVMSGLPNIRKDCYDNISKMDTTHILSNIRVSMVEGDENKAKLTASALAQHYRPGEGKVNDTSRLLGGGLYYCDVEKDVAGDGLWKLRNWVVKLTWTEGDWGVFKG comes from the coding sequence ATGTCCATGCCTACACCAATCCCTGTTACCCTCAACAACCCTCCTAACCCCCAAACCCGCGAAGATATCATCGATGCCCTGGATCGTGCCATCCTCGGCCTCGATACAGCCGACAGCCGACTCTTTGACTCTGCCTTGTTCCCTGATTCAACCTTCGACCTTCATGGTACCGTCATGAGTGGTCTGCCCAATATCCGCAAAGACTGCTACGACAATATCTCAAAGATGGATACCACCCACATCCTCAGCAATATTCGTGTTAGCATGGTCGAGGGAGATGAGAACAAGGCCAAGCTTACGGCGTCAGCGCTCGCGCAGCATTATCGCCccggggagggaaaagtgaATGATACGTCGAGATTGTTGGGTGGAGGTTTGTACTACTGTGATGTTGAGAAAGATGTAGCCGGTGATGGCTTATGGAAACTTAGGAACTGGGTGGTGAAGCTTACTTGGACGGAAGGGGATTGGGGGGTATTCAAGGGGTAA